From the genome of Kaistella daneshvariae, one region includes:
- a CDS encoding DoxX family protein, producing the protein MSYFTSVKDNPEINNIIMLFARIFAGISMIMLHGLPKLMLLLGDKEIQFFNFLGIGMKATLILAIIIELICSFLLIIGLFTRGAALVLASVMFIAAFVVHFSDPFSVRETSLLYFTIFALIFTFGPRYFSVDRMISSRRDSAW; encoded by the coding sequence ATGAGCTATTTTACTTCTGTTAAGGACAATCCAGAAATCAATAATATCATCATGCTGTTTGCCCGTATTTTTGCGGGTATTTCGATGATCATGCTTCACGGCTTGCCGAAACTGATGCTACTTTTAGGTGATAAGGAAATACAGTTTTTCAACTTTCTCGGAATTGGAATGAAGGCGACTTTAATTTTAGCAATAATTATCGAGCTTATTTGCTCGTTTTTACTGATTATTGGACTTTTTACGCGCGGTGCGGCGCTGGTTTTGGCTTCGGTTATGTTTATCGCGGCATTTGTAGTTCATTTTTCCGATCCGTTCAGCGTACGCGAAACTAGTCTTTTATATTTCACCATTTTCGCCCTGATTTTCACTTTTGGTCCAAGGTATTTTTCGGTGGACCGAATGATTTCGAGCCGCCGGGATTCTGCCTGGTAA